The genome window GTCGTGCGAGGTGCGGGATTCCGCAAGTGGTCGGCGAGGATGGACGGCATGCCGTCCGCCTTCACGCCCCGCGACTTCCAGCTGGTCCTCCTGCGCCGCATGGCCGACCACAATCCGGACCTGGTGGAGGGCGCCCGCCACGAGCTGGGCGTCTCGATCGCGGACATGCGCGAGGCCAACAAGCGCTGGCAGGCGATGGTCCGCTCACCGCGCTCCCGCTCGGCCCTGACCCGGTACCGCTCGGTCCTGGGCGAGCCCGAGTCGACGACCCCCCGCCGCATCGGCGACCTGGACTGCGACGCCCTGCTGTGGCCGGTCCCGCTCTGGCCCGACCTGCGCTTCGAGATCCTGGTGGCGCCGAACGGCGTGGTGTGGAACGAGTGGCTGGTACGGGCCCCGGGCGCGCCGTCCCCCGAGCTGAAGACCCTGGAGGACCTGACCCCCTGGTCCTGCACGGTCGACGAGGCGGCCCGCGCCTTCGCCCCCGCCCGCCCGCTGGAGGGCACGGCCCCCACCCGCTGGGGCCTGGCCTTCACGGCCCCGGACGCGCGGGGCGTACGCCATCAGGTCGCCGCGGAGTTCACCTGGGGGCTGTTGCAGCGGGTGGGCGTCAGCGGGCAGCGGTGAGGATCGCGTCCACAACCACGGGCAGCGACCCGGTGTGGAGGTCGAGGAACAGGTTCGGCTCGACGAGCTCCAGCTCCATCACGCACGGCTGCCCGCCCGCCCCGTCCACCAGGTCGACGCGGGCGTAGAGGAGGTCGGCGTGGCCCGGGACGGCGGCCAGGGCGCGCTCGGCGGTGGCGAGTTCTGCCGGGGTCGGGGTCCAGGGCTCCAGGCCGGGGTGGGCCACCTTCTTCTCGTCGTACGGGGTTCCGGGCGCCAGGACGGCGCCCTTCCGGCTGGCGTGCAGCAGCCGCCCGCCGAAGAACTGCACCGCCCGCTCCCCGCTCACGTCGATGCCCTTCACATAGGGCTGCACCATCGCCGTGAACCCCTCGGCGTGCAGGCGGGCGAGCTGTCGTACGGCGGTGTCGTGCTCGCCGGGCGTGTACCGGGCGGCGAACCGGGCGCCGGCGCCCGAGGTGGGCTTGATGACGTACTCGTGGTCGCCGGGCAGGTCGGCGGGGTCGCCGGGGGCGATGTACCGCGTGGGGACGGTGGGGACGCCCGCGGCGGCCAGGTTCCCGAGATACCGCTTGTCGGTGTTCCAGCGGACGACGTCCGCCGGATTGGCCAGCCGGGTGGCCCTCCCGCACCGCTCGGCCCACGCCGTGAACTCGGCCGCCCGCCAGCTGTAGTCCCACGTGGACCGGATCACGGCCAGGTCGTATCCCGACCAGTCGACGTCCGTGTCGTCCCAGTACACGGCGTCCGCCTCGGCCCCCGCCGCCCGCAACTCCCGTATGAGCACCGGCAGATCGCGGTCGACGGCGACCTCCGGCCCGGGACGGCAGGTGACGAGTGCGACTCGGGCCACGTCTGGACTCCTGTTCGTACGACCAATGCTCCGCGACGATTCCTCCGCGCAGGCTAACAAAAGGGCGTGGAACCGGGCACGGGCCGTTGACCTTCACCTTCGGTGAAGCCCCAGCATCGGTGGCGGAACGGACGAGGAACGCCGGAAGGGCGGGGTGCGGCGGTGGAGATGCTGACGATCGGGGCGTTCGCGAAGGCGTGCCGGCTGTCGCCGAAGGCGCTCAGGCTCTACGACGAGCTGGATCTGCTGCGCCCGGCCCGGGTGGACCCGGAGACCGGCTACCGCTACTACGCCGCCGGCCAGCTGGAGCAGGCGCGGCTGGTGGCGTGGCTTCGGCGGCTCGGCATGCCGTTGGCGCGCATCCGGCAGGTGTGCGCGCTGGACGACGCGGGCGCCGCCCGGGAGATCCGTGCCTACTGGGCACGGGTCGAGGCGGAGACAGCGGCGCGCCGGGAACTGGCGGCGTTCCTCGTGGACCACCTCTCACATCCGTCGAGGAAGGACACCACCATGCTGGAACTGCGCTACTCGGCCCTCTCGGACCCCGGTCGGGTCCGCACGGCCAACCAGGACACGGCCTACGCGGGCGCCCGGGTGCTCGCGGTGGCCGACGGCTTCGGCTCCGGGGGCGCGCCCGCGAGCACGGCCGCGATCGAGGCGCTGCGGCACCTGGACCGGGAGCCGCTGCCTGCGGGCAGCGTGCTCAACCTGCTGGAGGACGCGGTGCAGGACGCCACCCGGGCGGTGCGGGACGCGGCAGGGAGCGACGCCGAGGTGGGCACCACCCTCACCGCGGCGGTGTGGACCGGCTCGCAGCTCGCCCTCGTCCACATCGGTGACTCCCGGGCGTATCTGCTGCGCGACGGCGAACTGTTCCGGATCACCCACGACCACACGGTCGTCCAGTGGATGATCGACGAGGGCCGGCTGACACCGGAGGAGGCCGCCGCCCATCCGCAACGCGCCCTGCTGCTGAAGGCGTTGACGGGCGGCGACGACGCCGGTGCCGTACCCGATCTGCGGCTGCACGACGCGCTGCCCGGCGACCGGTATCTGCTGTGCTCGGACGGCCTGTCCGGGGTCGTGCCGGACGAGGAGATCCGCACCGCGCTCACGTCCGCGTCCGCCCCGGACGAGGCGGTGCGGGCACTGGTGGGCGCGGCGAACGCCGCCGGCGGCCCGGACAACGTGAGCTGTGTGGTGGCGGAGGTGGTGGAGGCCGCATAACGGACGGGGCTGTGCGGCACGATGGGTTCGTAGGTCCCGTCCGCATGTCCGCCTCGACGCAAGGAGTGTCCGCGTGTCCTCCCTCTTTCCGGCACTGTCCGATCCCTCGGCCGGGCGGCGGCCCGCCCTGCGGTTCGGGGAGCGGGCTCTGACCTATGCGGAGCTCGCCTCGGCGGCGGGGGCGCTCGCCGGGCGGATCGGCGGGGCCATGGGCGTCCCCCCTGCTCGAGCGAAGTCGAGAGCTTGGGGGAGGGTGGCCGTATGGGCCACGCCCTCCCTGGAGACCGCCGTCGCCGCGGTCGCCGCGCTGAGCGCCGGTGTGCCCTTCGTCCCGCTCAACCCGAAGTCCGGGGAGCGGGAGCTCGGGCACATCCTGGCGGACAGCGCGCCGTCGCTGGTGCTCGCCGGGCCGGGCGTCGAACTGCCCGCCCCGGTCGGCGGACTGGAGCGCGTCGACGTCGATGTGCACGGCTCCGGGGCTCTCCCGGAGGGCGAAACCGGCGACGAGGACCCCGCCCTCGTCGTGTACACCTCCGGCACCACGGGCCCGCCCAAGGGCGCCGTCATCCCCCGTCGTGCCGTCGCCACCACCCTGGACGCGCTCGCGGACGCCTGGCAGTGGACGGGCGACGACGTGCTCGTGCACGGGCTGCCGTTGTTCCATGTGCACGGGCTGGTGCTGGGCATCCTCGGGCCGCTGCGGCGCGGCGGGTCCGTGCGGCACCTGGGGCGGTTCAGTACGGACGGTGTGGCGCGGGAGCTGGGCGAGGGCGCGACCATGCTGTTCGGCGTGCCGACGATGTACCACCGCATCGCCGAGGCCCTGCCCGCCGACCCCGAGCTGGCCAAGGCGCTCGCCGGGGCCCGGCTGCTGGTCTCCGGGTCCGCCGCGCTGCCGGTGCACGACCACGAGCGGATCGCCGCCGCGACCGGCCGCCGGGTCGTCGAGCGGTACGGCATGACCGAGACGCTGATGAACACCAGTGTGCGGGTGGACGGGGAGGCGCGCGCGGGGACGGTGGGGGTTCCGCTGCCGGGTGTGGAGCTGCGGCTCGTCGAGGAGGACGGGTCCGTCGTCGCCGCCCGCGACGGCGAGAGCGTCGGGGAGATCCAGGTGCGCGGGCCGAATCTGTTCACCGAGTACCTCAACCGGCCCGACGCCACCGCCGCCGCGTTCACCCCGGACGGCTGGTTCCGCACCGGGGACATGGCGGTGCGCGAGCCCGACGGGTACGTGCGGATCGTGGGGCGCAAGGCGACCGATCTCATCAAGAGCGGCGGCTACAAGATCGGGGCCGGGGAGATCGAGAACGCGCTTCTCGAGCACCCGGGTGTCCGGGAGGCCGCCGTCGCCGGGGAGCCCGACGACGACCTGGGCGAGCGGATCGTCGCCTGGGTCGTGCCCGCGGATCCCGCGGCGCCGCCCGGTGCCGACGAGCTGGCCGGCCACGTCGCCCGCCGGCTCGCCCCGCACAAGCGTCCGCGCGTGGTGCGGTACCTGGACGCCCTGCCCCGCAACGACATGGGGAAGATCATGAAGCGGGCCCTGCGGGATGCCTGAGCGCCCCTCAGCGCGGGACGCCCTCGCCCTGGTCACCGACGACTTCGCGGAACTCCCCTCCCCCGGGCGCGACGGGCAGCCCGACGGTCCGTTGGCCTGGCCCGGCTACGACGCCTCCCGGGCCCGCGCCGCCGCGCGCACCGGCGAGGAGGAGTCCGTCGTCTGCGGGCGCGCCACCGTCGGCGGCACCCCGGTCGTGCTGATCGCGTTCGAGTTCGGCTTCCTCGGCGGCTCCCTGGGCGAACACACCGGGGACCGGCTGGAGGCGGCCCACGTCCACGCCCGTGAGCGGCGGCTGCCGGTGGTCTCGCTGGTCGCGACGGGCGGCAGCCGGATGCAGGAGGGCATGCTCGCGCTGACCCAGTTGCAGCGCGTGGCCCGCCAGTCGGCGCTCACCCGCGCGGCCGGTCTGCCCCAGCTCGCGGTGTTGCGGGACCCGACCACGGGCGGCGGCTGGGCCACGCTGGGCGCGGGCGCCGACGTGGTGCTGGCCCTGCCGGACGCCCAGGTCGGCTTCGCGGGCTCCCGGGTGCGCCCACCGGACGCGGACCCGGCGGCGTACACCGCCCAGGCGCAGCTCGCGGCGGGCACCGTCGACGCGGTCGTACGGCCCGGAGAGCTGCGCGAGACGCTGGGCCGGTGGCTGTCGCTGCTGACGGCGCCCTCAGCCGAGCCCGCGCCCGTGCCCGGCGCGCTCGGCCGGGTGGACCTCCCGGCCACCGGCTGGGACGCGGTGCGGCGCGCCCGCGACCCGGAGCGTCCCCGCGCGCACGCCTACCTGGACGCCTACTTCACCGGCCGGGCGGCCATCAGCGGCGACCGGTGCGGCGGCACCGACCCGGACGGCATGCTGTGCGGCTTCGGCACCCACGACGGCCGGACCATCGCCTACGCCGCCCAGACCGGCACCGCGACCCGGCCCGCCGGGTACCGTACGGCCGCCCGGCTGATCCGCCTGGCGGACCGGCTGTCCCTGCCGGTGCTGACGCTGGTGGACACCCCGGGCGCCGCCAACGACGCCGACGCCGAACGGCAGGGTGCGGGCGCCGCGATCGCGGACCTGTTCGCCGCGGTCGCCACCGCCCGTACGCCGATCACCACGCTGGTCGTCGGCGAGGGCGGCTCGGGCGGCGCCCTCGCGCTGGCCGCGCCCGGCAACACGTGGGTCACGCCGGACAGCTACTTCTCCGTCATCGCCCCGGAGCTCGCCGCCGCGATACTCAAGCGCCCGCCGGAGCAGGTGCGGCAGACGGCGGACCGGCTCCGGGTCCGGCCCCAGGACCTGGTCGCCCTGGGGGTGGTACGGGGGATCGCCGGCGCCGCTACGTGACGGGCGGACCCCGTACAAGGTCCCCCGTGCGCGACGCGCCCAGGACCACCCGCCCGGACCATTCCGAGGGGCGCGGGCCCGCGTCACGTCAGAGGATGCGGAGAAGAGGCCCGCCGCCCGGCGGCCCGCCCGCGGTCCGTTCTCGGGAGGTACCGCCATGACCGTCAGCCTGGACCAGCTGCGCCGCTGCCACTTCGCCGTCGACCTGGGCGCGGCGAGGACCCGCGTCTACGTCAAGGGCGCCGGTCTGGTGGTGGACCAGCCCAGTGCGGCGGCCGTGAACACCCGTACGGGTGCGCTGATCGCGGTCGGTGAGTTCGCCGAGAAGATGACGGGCCGCACGCCCTCGTACATCCGCGTCGTCCGGCCCGTCTCCGGCGGTACCGTCGTCGACATCGAGATGGCCCAGCGCATGCTGCGCCATCTGCTCGGCGAGAAGCTCCGCCGCAGCCTGCGCCGCAAGCCCCGGCTGCGGGCCGCCGCCTGCACCCGCACGACGCGGACCCGCTGGCCCAGCGCGCGGCCGTGGAGACGCTGGTCGGGCTGGGGGCGCGCAGGGTGGAACTGGTGGACACGCTCGTCGCGGCGGCCGTGGGGTGCGGGCTGCCCGTCGAGCAGCCGGAAGCCTCCATGATCATGGTGTGCGGGGCCGCCGCCACGCAGATCGCGGTGCTGTCGCTGGGGAACATCGTGACCGCCGAGCGCATCCCGGTGGGCGGCGAGGCCGTCGATCACGCCATAGTGCAACACCTGCGGCACGAGCACGCGTTGATGCTCCCGAGCCAGTCCGTACGGCCGCTGCGGCTCGCCCTGTGCGCGGGCGGGTTCACCTCGGACGGGCCCGCCTCCACCGAGATCATGGGGCGGGACGTGGCGACCGGGCTCGCGCGCTCCGTGAAGGTCGACACGGCGGCCGTGCGGAACGCCATCCAGACCCCGCTGACCGCCGTCCTGGACGGCATCGGCAAGGTGCTGCGGGACTGCCCGCCCGATCTGGTGGCCGACCTCGCCGACCGCGGGATCATGATGGTCGGGGGCAGCGCGCTGCTGCCGGGGCTCGACGACATGCTGCGCCAGGCGACCGGCATGCCCGTGCACATCGCCGAACGGCCCGACATCTGCGCGGTGCAGGGCCTGGGCGCCATGCTGGAGGGCAGGATCCAACCTCTGACGTTGGATCCACTGGCGGCCTGAGCCCCCGGTCGTGCTGAAGGCCGGACGGTCTTTCGGTGGAGCCGGACGGCGTCCGGGTGGTCTCCGCAGGGAGCCGCGGGCGGTTCCGTACGATGGGCGCCATGGCGTCCCGCGTGTGCACCCGCTCCTCGGTGAGCCGTGCCCGCTGGGTGCTGCTGGTGATGGCGGTGCTGGCCGGGGTTCTGGCCATGCACGCGCTGTCGCCGTCCGGGACGCCGTCGGCGGGGCAGCACGTCATGATGGGGGCTCCGGGTACGGCAGGGCATCGGACCGCAGCCGCACCCGCTCCCGCGGACGACTGCGCGTGCCCCCATCTGTCGAACGCCGGCCATGGCGGGACGGCCATGGACCACTCCGGCGGCACCTGCGCGGCCGGAGGCACCGCCGCCTCCTACGTCCCGCCCGCCCTGCTGCCCGCGCTGACGGTCCCCGGTGAGTGCGCCGCGGCCTTCTCCGGTCACCCGGTCGCACGGACGGCCGACGGCCGGGCTCCGCCCGACCTGTCCGAACTACAGCTTCTGCGGATCTAGAGGCGCCCGCACGAAACCGGCCTTCTCAGGTGGCGTGCTCCGGTCAGTCTCACGATCCGTTCTTCCCGCGCGCCTGCGCGGGGTGTTCCAAGGAGCTGTACTTCTCATGGCATTTCGCCGTTCCTCGATCCGCCGTACCGTCGCCGCGGCCGCGGCCGCGGCCGCAGCAGTGGTGCTGACCGCCTGCGGCGGCAGCGACTCCTCCTCCTCGCCCTCCGCCTCGTCCTCCGCCTCGTCGGGGCACTCCGGCCACGGCATGGGGTCGATGTCCCCGGCCGCCCCCTCGGGCGGCGCCTCCGCGGCGCAGGGCGGCCACAACGCGCAGGACGTGGCGTTCGCGCAGGACATGATCCCGCACCACCGCCAGGCCGTGGCCATGGCCGGCCTGGCCCCGTCGCGGGCCTCCTCCCCGGACGTCAAGGACCTCGCCGCGAGGATCCGGAAGGCTCAGGACCCGGAGATCGCCACCATGTCGGGCTGGCTGAAGGCGTGGGGCGAGAAGGTCCCCGAGGGCAGCGGGTCCGGCATGGAGAGCATGCCGGGCATGGACCACTCCGGCTCGTCGATGCCCGGCATGATGTCCGACGGGGACATGAAGAAGCTTCAGAGCCTGTCGGGTGTCGCCTTCGACAAGGCCTTCCTCCAGATGATGATCGGCCACCACGAGGGCGCGATCGCCATGGCGAGGACCGAAGGGGCCAAGGGCGCCTACGATCCCGCGCAGACGATGGCGAAGTCGATCGTCACCTCGCAGTCCGCCGAGATCACCGAGATGAAGAAGATGCTCGGCGAGCGGTAGTCAGCAGGCAGTAGCAGTAGCAGTTGTGACTGGGCAGTGGGCCCAGGGCCGGCTCGGGGCAGCGGCGGTAGGCCGCTGCCCCGCATCCGGCTCCCTTCGCATCGCACCCGGGCGACGGCGGAGTGTCAGGTGACGGCGCGGAGCCTGCCGAAGGGCCGGTGGCGGAAGGACTCGTGGCGGTGCTGCTCGACGCTCCGGGCGGTCTCCTCGTCCGCGGGCAGGTGAACGACCAGCTGCTGCGCGTCCGCAGAGAGTTCGAGTGTCTCCCGGTGGAAGCGGAGTTCGTGTGCGGTGGGGTGGTTCAGTCGGAGGACGCCGCGCTTCGGGACCATGTGCCGGTTCATGCGCCGTGTGAAGTCGGGACCCGCGAGGGGCGCGAGTTCCGCGGTGAACCACTCGGAGTTCTCGACGGACGGCCCGAGCCACAGGTCGAAGGCCTGCTGGTCCGCGATGTCGTCCCAGTCGGCGAAGAAGGTGCGGGCGCGAGGGTCGGTGAACACATAGCGGGTGAGGTTGGGTGCGCCGGTCTCCAGCAACCCGGTTCCGTCCATCAGCCACGCGTAGCCGCCGGTGTGGGCGAGGACGTCGCCCAGACGGTTCGTCACCAGCGCGATCCCCGGCTCGAGGAGGCGCAGGGTCTCCAGTACGGACGGCCGGACCTCGCGCCGGGGCGGCGCCGGCCGTGTGTGGGCGACACACTCACCGCCGCTGATCTTCGCGAGGTAGCGCAGGTGGTTGCGCTCCGCGGGGTCGAGACTGAGGGCGTCCGCGAGCGCGTTCACCACCGCCACGGAGGGGTTGCGGTCGCGGCCCTGCTCGATACGGGTCAGGTACTCGACGCTGATGCCGGCCCGCACGGCCACGTCCGTGCGCCGCAGACCGGGTGAACGGCGGCGGCCGTGATCCGGTATCCCCAACTCGTCCGGCTGGATACTGTCGCGCTTGGCCCGGACGAAGTCACCCAACGGTGTACCCATGCCGTGAGCATACGGTGACGCCTCGCCGGTCGTGGAGTGCTGAGGGTGGCCCTGCGGGGGCCAGCCTGAGCCCGGCCTGGCTGGGCTCGTCGCGGCGGCCGATGGTGGTGGCCATGGAGAACACGCACAAGCTCGTGATCATCGTTGGCAGCGTCCGGGAGGGCCGGTTCGGTCCCGTGGTGGCCTCTTGGGTCGCCGATCAGGCCCGTGCGCACGGGGGATTCGACGTCGAGGTCGTCGATCTGGCGGACGTCGAGGTCCCGTTGGCCCTGCCAGCCGTGTCGCCGAAGTTCGCGGGCGACGACTACCCCCGTCCGGCCGGGATGGAGCCCCTGACGTCGGCACTCGACGGCGCGGACGCGTTCGTCATCGTCACTCCGGAGTACAACCACAGCTATCCGGCGTCGTTGAAGGCGGCCATCGACTGGCACTTCACCCACTGGACCGCCAAGCCGGTCGCGTTCGTCAGCTACGGCGGTGCGGCAGGCGGCCGGCATGCCGTACTGCATCTGGAGAACGTTCTGACCGAGTTGCACGCGGTGACGATCCGCGACGGTCTCGCCTTCCCGAACTACTTCACGGCGTGGCAGGACGGTCAGCCGCTCGACCCCCAGGCCCCCGGGTACGCCAAGACGTTGCTGGACCAACTCACCTGGTGGGCGGGTGCACTTCGGTCGGCACGCGAGGCCGCCCCCTACCCGGCGTGAGCCGGGGCAGCACGACAAGAAGGAGCCGTCCGCCCGCGCGGGGAGCGCGGTCCGGACGGCCCCTTCGAGCCGGCGATCAGAAGGAGACGTTGACTCCGGCCTGGTGGTAGGCGCCGAGGGTGCCGACGGTGCCCAGGGCAACGCCCTGGACGGTGCCGACCTGAGCCAGGACGTCCGCGTCGCTGACCGTCGTCGGGCCGACGACCGCGCTGGCGTGCGGGGCAAGGCCGCCGGAGACGTTGTCGAGCTCGGCGTCGGACAGCTCGGCGGTGTGAACCTGGGGAGCGGAGTTCATGATGGAACTTCCCTTCGCATGTGGTGTTCCGCAAGGGGGGAGCGTCCCGCTGGGGACAGGTGGCGGGCCGCGACCGCGGGCGTGCGGCATCCGTTACCGGCCACCCTTCGCACGACCCCGCGGCGCCAGCGATCAAAGCACGGAGTACGCCGGCTATCCAATCAACCGGCGCTTCCACCAGGGCGGTTGACCGCGCAGGCCACGCATCCGTAAAGGCACGCGCACGAATCGGGGGCGGTTTCTCCACACACCGCGCGAGGCCGGGACGGGACCGGCGTTTCCCCCGAGATGCGGAACAAGACATTCCGCGCCAATGGAACGCGCTCCGGCAACCCGTCGTGGAGATCCTTCGCACCTCGTGCCGCAGTTGCGCATTCACGGTGCAGATTCCCCGAACCCCGGGTGCCGACGGCTCTCGCCGACCGGGGACGACGTGACCGGCGCGGCCGAGCAGATCGGCATCGGGCGTGGTTACCGGTCTCCGAAAGGACCACGCAGGTCACAGAGAGTGGAGCAAGGCGAGCGTCTGCTCGAGCTCGTTCCGCAGCGCGCGTCCGGCCGCCTCGGCGTCTCCCCGTACGACGGCGTTCACGAGTTCGGCGTGCCCCTCGTCGCCGTGGTTCGGGTCGTCGGAGCGCAGGTTGAGCATCTCCAGCAGATCGAGCAGCCGCTGTTGCAGCACAGGCACGAACTCGCTGAACAAGCCGGTGAGCACCGGGTTGTGCGCCGCGGCGACCATGGCCCCGTGCAGTGCGATGTCGGCCTCGACGAACTCGGCGTTCCCGGCGTGCGCGGCCTCGCGGCGCCTGGCCAGGGCCCCGTGGAGGGCGGCGACGTCGTCGTCGGTCCGGCGCAGCGCGGCCAACTGCACGGCCTCGACCTCGACGAGCATCCGGACCTCGTAGACATCGGCGATGGCCGCCTGGCGGAGTCGGGTGGACCAGTCCTCCTTGGGCTTGGTCGCGATGACGAAGACACCGGATCCCTGGCGCGCCTGCACCAGCCCGGCGCCGGCCAGTGCACGGAGGGCCTCACGGACGGTCGAGCGCCCCACACCGAGGGACTTGGCCAGGGTGGTCTCGCCGGGGAGCCTGGTCCCGACGGCCCATTCACCGCTCGTGATCTGCTCACGCAGGCGCACGGTGGCCTGCTCGACCAAGGGGGACGGCCGCAAGGCACCCAGTGACATATGACGTTTCACCTTTCCACACCTCAGGTTGTCTGAGGAGCTGAGTTGTCGTTACTGTACCTCCCATGTCGCTGCACGAGCTCCTTCTTCTCGGCTGCCGCTGCGGGGCCTGACACGACCGGCCCCCCGCAGCGGGGTCCGGGCTGTGCCGGTCACGGATGGCCGACTGAAGGAACTTCAGCAAGATGACCCACTCCTCGCCGAACATGTTCCCCACCCTGCGCACTCCTGCCGGCGATGTGCCGGCGGACGCGCCGCGCTGGAACCCCCAGCGTCCCAGCGCGATGCCGCACCACCGCTACCGCCCCGCGCACGAGCGGGTGGCCCTGCCGCTGACGGACCGGACCTGGCCGTCGCGCCGGATCGAGCAGGCCCCACTGTGGGTGCCGGTCGACCTGCGAGACGGCAACCAGGCGCTGGCCGAGCCGATGGACACCGAGCGCAAGCGCCGGATGTTCGATCTCCTGGTCACCATGGGGTTCAAGGAGATCGAGGTGGGCTACCCCTCCGCCAGCCGGACCGACTTCGACTTCGTCCGTCACCTGGCCGACAGCGGCGCCGTCCCCGACGACGTGACCGTATCCGTCTTCACCGCGGCCCGCCGGGACCTGATCGACCGGACCATCGCCTCCATCGAGGGGCTGCCCCGCACTCTCGTACACCTCTACACCGCGACGGCGCCCGCCTGGCGGGACGTGGTCCTCGGCCGCACGCGGGCCGAGGTCCACGAGCTGATCCGGGACTCCGCCGCCTACCTGATGCGCCAGGCCGAGCAACGCCCGCAGTCCGACATCCGGTTCGAGTTCTCCCCGGAGGTCTTCAACCTCACCGAGCCGGACTTCGTCCTGGAGGTGTGCAACAGCCTGACGGAGCTGTGGGAGGCGAGTTGGGACCGGCCGGTGGTGCACAACCTGCCGGCCACGGTGGAGATCGCCACGCCCAACGTCTACGCGGACCAGATCGAGTACATGGACCGCCACCTGGCGCGCCGCGAGTCCGTGATCCTGTCGGTCCACCCGCACAACGACCGCGGCACCGGCGTCGCCTGCGCCGAACTCGCCGTTCTGGCGGGCGCGCAGCGAGTGGAGGGCTGCCTGTTCGGCAACGGCGAGCGCACCGGCAACGTCGACCTGGTGACCCTTGCCCTGAACCTCTACGCGCAGGGCGTGAACCCCATGATCGACTTCTCGGACATCGACGCGGTACGTGAAGCGGTGGAGCACTGCAACCGCCTGCCGGTCCACCCCCGCCACCCCTACGGCGGCGACCTCGTGCACACGGCGTTCTCCGGCACCCACCAGGACGCCATCGCCAAGGGCATGGCCCACCACGCCGAGCAGGCCGCCGAGCAGGGCGTCCCCGTCGAGGAGGCCGCCTGGGCGGTGCCGTATCTGCCCATCGACCCGGGAGACATCGGCCGTACGTACGAGGAGGTCATCCGGATCAACTCCCAGTCCGGCAAGGGAGGCATCGCGCACCTGCTCCACACACACCACGGTCTGGACCTGCCCCGGGCGATGCGCCCGGACTTCTCCCGCGCGGTGCAGCAGGTCACCGACGCCACCGGTCAGGAGCTGTCCGCCAAGGAACTGTGGGAGCTGTTCCGCACCACGTACATCGCCCCGGCCCTGGACGGCCCGATGACGCTGGCCTCCTGGGCCGCCACGGAACCCGCGCCCGGCGAGCACCGGTTCACCGGCACGCTGGTCGTCTACGGACAGGAGCGCCCCTGCGAGGGCACCGGCAACGGCCCGCTGTCCGCCCTGGCCGACGCTTTGCGTACCGTCGGGATCACCGTCGACATCCTCAGCTACACCGAGCACTCCACCACCACCGGCCCGGGCAGCCCCGCCGTCGCCTACGCCGAATGCCGTGTGGACGACGTGCCCTGCTGGGGCGCGGGCCGGGACACCTCTGTGCTGACCGC of Streptomyces cynarae contains these proteins:
- a CDS encoding FadR/GntR family transcriptional regulator, giving the protein MSLGALRPSPLVEQATVRLREQITSGEWAVGTRLPGETTLAKSLGVGRSTVREALRALAGAGLVQARQGSGVFVIATKPKEDWSTRLRQAAIADVYEVRMLVEVEAVQLAALRRTDDDVAALHGALARRREAAHAGNAEFVEADIALHGAMVAAAHNPVLTGLFSEFVPVLQQRLLDLLEMLNLRSDDPNHGDEGHAELVNAVVRGDAEAAGRALRNELEQTLALLHSL
- a CDS encoding class IIb bacteriocin, lactobin A/cerein 7B family, whose amino-acid sequence is MNSAPQVHTAELSDAELDNVSGGLAPHASAVVGPTTVSDADVLAQVGTVQGVALGTVGTLGAYHQAGVNVSF
- the leuA gene encoding 2-isopropylmalate synthase — its product is MTHSSPNMFPTLRTPAGDVPADAPRWNPQRPSAMPHHRYRPAHERVALPLTDRTWPSRRIEQAPLWVPVDLRDGNQALAEPMDTERKRRMFDLLVTMGFKEIEVGYPSASRTDFDFVRHLADSGAVPDDVTVSVFTAARRDLIDRTIASIEGLPRTLVHLYTATAPAWRDVVLGRTRAEVHELIRDSAAYLMRQAEQRPQSDIRFEFSPEVFNLTEPDFVLEVCNSLTELWEASWDRPVVHNLPATVEIATPNVYADQIEYMDRHLARRESVILSVHPHNDRGTGVACAELAVLAGAQRVEGCLFGNGERTGNVDLVTLALNLYAQGVNPMIDFSDIDAVREAVEHCNRLPVHPRHPYGGDLVHTAFSGTHQDAIAKGMAHHAEQAAEQGVPVEEAAWAVPYLPIDPGDIGRTYEEVIRINSQSGKGGIAHLLHTHHGLDLPRAMRPDFSRAVQQVTDATGQELSAKELWELFRTTYIAPALDGPMTLASWAATEPAPGEHRFTGTLVVYGQERPCEGTGNGPLSALADALRTVGITVDILSYTEHSTTTGPGSPAVAYAECRVDDVPCWGAGRDTSVLTASVHAVMAAVNRSGWASS